The sequence TCGATGCCGAATACGATTTTAAGGTCGTGGGCGAGGCTGCCGATGGTCTTACCGCTACCAGCCTTGTGGAGCGGCTGGCACCGGATGTGCTGATCGTCGATCTGATGATGCCCGGCTTGAACGGGCTGGAGGTTACACGGCAGGTGCATCAGCGCGTGCCGCATACCAAGGTGATCATCCTCTCGATGCAGGCCAGCGAGGCGTATGTGCTGGAAGCGCTGCACAATGGAGCGGTGGCCTATGTGGTCAAGGATGCGCAGGCCGCCGATCTGGTGCGCGCTGTGCATGAGGTGATCGCCGGGCGTCGCTACCTGAGCCCTCCGCTCTCGGAGCGCGCGATCGAAGCGTATCTCGCCAGGGTGACACAGACGAA is a genomic window of Herpetosiphonaceae bacterium containing:
- a CDS encoding response regulator transcription factor, with amino-acid sequence MTTIVLADDHHVVRQGLRTLLDAEYDFKVVGEAADGLTATSLVERLAPDVLIVDLMMPGLNGLEVTRQVHQRVPHTKVIILSMQASEAYVLEALHNGAVAYVVKDAQAADLVRAVHEVIAGRRYLSPPLSERAIEAYLARVTQT